A stretch of DNA from Pseudonocardia hierapolitana:
CGCCGAATTCTGCACGGGAGCCGTGCTGCTCGCCGGTCTCGCCGTGCTGGCGATCGTCGTGCCGTGGCTGGGCCCCGACCCGGACGCCACCGACTACGCGAACCGGCTGGCCGCCCCGAGCGGGTCCCACCTGCTCGGCACCGACCAGGCCGGGCGGGACGTGCTGGCCAGGGCCGCGGCCGGGGTGCACACCTCGCTCGGCGCCGCCCTGCTCGTCACGGTCGTCTCCGCAGCGGTGGGGCTCGTGGTGGGGGTGACCGCCGCGCTGGCCTGGGGCGTTGTCGACGCCGTGCTCTCCCGAATCGTCGATGTGGTGCTGGCGATCCCCCAGCTGGTGCTCGCCCTCGCCGTGGTGGGCGTGCTCGGTCCGGGACTGGCGAACCTCGTGGTCGCGATGGCGCTCGCCGGCTGGGCCCCGCAGGCCCGCTACGCCCGCACGTTCGCCGCGGGCCTGATGCACCGGCCGTACGTCGTTGCGGCCGAGCTCGCCGGGGTGCCGCGTCCGCTGG
This window harbors:
- a CDS encoding ABC transporter permease; its protein translation is MTERAEFCTGAVLLAGLAVLAIVVPWLGPDPDATDYANRLAAPSGSHLLGTDQAGRDVLARAAAGVHTSLGAALLVTVVSAAVGLVVGVTAALAWGVVDAVLSRIVDVVLAIPQLVLALAVVGVLGPGLANLVVAMALAGWAPQARYARTFAAGLMHRPYVVAAELAGVPRPLAALRHVVPATTSGVAAVATLGLGEVVLGLAGLSFLGLGVAPPTAEWGQMVAESTTVAGTAPWLVIVPGTLIVLSVACASLLGDAIGREAP